In Methylobacterium aquaticum, the following are encoded in one genomic region:
- a CDS encoding response regulator yields MIEDDEGHARLIERNIRRAGVNNVIESFRDGTSALAALFGPDGSGEINAGRPLLILLDLNLPDMTGIDILQKVKSNPHLRRSPVVILTTTDDQREIQRCYDLGCNVYITKPVNYEGFANAIRQLGLFFSVMQVPESA; encoded by the coding sequence ATGATCGAGGATGACGAGGGCCATGCCCGGCTGATCGAGCGGAACATCCGCCGGGCCGGCGTGAACAACGTCATCGAGTCGTTCCGGGACGGGACCTCCGCCCTCGCCGCCCTGTTCGGGCCCGACGGCAGCGGCGAGATCAATGCCGGCCGGCCGCTGCTGATCCTGCTCGACCTCAACCTGCCGGACATGACCGGCATCGACATCCTGCAGAAGGTCAAGTCGAACCCGCATCTGCGGCGCTCGCCCGTCGTGATCCTGACCACCACCGACGACCAGCGCGAGATCCAGCGCTGCTACGATCTCGGCTGCAACGTCTACATCACCAAGCCGGTGAACTACGAGGGCTTCGCCAACGCGATCCGCCAGCTCGGCCTGTTCTTCTCGGTGATGCAGGTTCCGGAGAGCGCGTGA
- a CDS encoding sensor histidine kinase: protein MTVTDPVRLLYIDDDPGLARLVTRTLAARGCTVAHAADGETGLALVAAERFDVVALDHHMPNETGLEILPRIRALPEAPPVIYVTGSEDSRVAVAALKAGAVDYVWKDLQGHFRELLAEAVATAVLQDRTRREKERAEAEVREARDRAELLLREVNHRVANSLALVAALVRMQANAVTDAAARAALEETQTRITAIAGIHRRLYTSDDVRVVAVDAYLATLVEDLDGAMNATGQRHRMLLDAVSVEVATDKAVSLGVIVTELVTNAYKYAYPEGVTGEIRITARRDGDTLRLTVADDGVGWQGAGTPRGTGLGSRIVRAMASNLRAQIDYAQAERGTAASIDIAL, encoded by the coding sequence GTGACCGTGACCGACCCGGTCCGCCTGCTCTACATCGACGACGATCCCGGGCTGGCGCGACTGGTGACCCGCACGCTGGCAGCCCGCGGCTGCACGGTGGCGCACGCCGCCGACGGCGAGACCGGCCTCGCCCTGGTGGCGGCGGAGCGCTTCGACGTGGTCGCCCTCGACCACCACATGCCGAACGAGACCGGCCTCGAGATCCTGCCGCGCATCCGCGCGCTGCCCGAGGCGCCGCCGGTGATCTACGTCACCGGCTCCGAGGACAGCCGCGTCGCCGTGGCAGCGCTCAAGGCCGGCGCCGTCGACTATGTCTGGAAGGACCTGCAAGGGCACTTTCGCGAGTTGCTGGCCGAGGCGGTGGCCACCGCCGTGCTCCAGGACCGCACCCGCCGCGAGAAGGAGCGGGCCGAGGCCGAGGTGCGCGAGGCCCGCGACCGGGCCGAACTGCTCCTGCGCGAGGTCAACCACCGGGTCGCGAACAGCCTCGCGCTGGTGGCGGCGCTCGTGCGGATGCAGGCCAACGCCGTCACCGACGCCGCCGCCCGCGCCGCCCTCGAGGAAACCCAGACCCGCATCACCGCGATCGCCGGCATCCACCGCCGGCTCTATACCTCCGACGACGTGCGGGTGGTGGCGGTCGACGCCTATCTGGCGACCCTGGTGGAGGATCTCGACGGGGCGATGAACGCCACCGGCCAGCGCCACCGCATGCTGCTGGATGCCGTCTCCGTCGAGGTGGCGACCGACAAGGCGGTCTCGCTCGGGGTGATCGTCACCGAGCTCGTCACCAACGCCTACAAATACGCCTATCCGGAGGGTGTCACCGGCGAGATCCGCATCACCGCCCGCCGCGACGGCGACACCCTGCGCCTCACGGTCGCCGATGACGGCGTCGGCTGGCAGGGGGCCGGCACCCCGCGCGGCACCGGGCTGGGATCCCGCATCGTCCGCGCCATGGCGTCGAATCTGCGGGCGCAGATCGATTATGCGCAGGCTGAGCGCGGGACGGCGGCGAGTATTGACATCGCGTTGTGA